A window from Drosophila kikkawai strain 14028-0561.14 chromosome 2L, DkikHiC1v2, whole genome shotgun sequence encodes these proteins:
- the LOC108074333 gene encoding peroxidasin homolog pxn-1 has product MKKQSMLFSLILWCLCAPSLTLRIPEDLENAAINALRSERARSLTPCDASSAPEGSVADEYDVCPPSKYRQPTAECNNVSHRKWGARGDIFQRLLPADYADAVSQPRSSRGTHALPDAELVIEQLQRHVESELRHPHITAMLPAWGQLLANDLVEVGQLPISGKCCERDSAVKDPSELQQCFVRAGPDCKEYKRSAPGFDAEACQKHTRQQMNIASAYIDGSGLYGSTRHEFDQLRTYISGGVKVESCKFCQVAGATGALHRALLQQHNNIGEQLAHINPEWSEEDVFLEARRIITATIQHITYNEFLPLVLGQETTSAKEGLRLTAEKHASNYSSSVRGGIYNEFATAAMPAFWSMYPPEMLAKKMSAHELLSIAALQKSLVPSQINGEGWSELALAVHRGRDHGVASYVHALDLCERRFADQGAANVSFDALSQLSKIPEEYITNLRDIYQNAEDIDLLVGALLEEPVVGALFGPTISCLLTLQFEQLKQTDRFWYENEIPPSSFTLEQLKSIRQTSLSGLLCGSHQVSTAQSKAFILEDNYLNSVLDCEQLPKFDLKAWQVNPEDEVHVEHVEVEPATKEAIAELSPELIEAAVERAKQELEERKRFEYEVWRTKGGISARSPDGTAASFSKANLAALNLANSSLIFELTSNEIVKTLNHITRRKRQIFNPNQNAFNRNELTDTLQTVDISGLLGGAQKPQEGCPEPNTACDANSPFRTLSGRCNNLRNPNWGKSLTTFSRLLPAQYEDGISAPRVTGVTGTQLPNPRTISTTIHPDISNLHTRYSLMVMQFAQFVDHDLTLTPIHKGFHESIPSCRPCNSRQTVHPECNPFPVPAGDFYYPEVNVTSGERFCFPSMRSLPGQQSLGPRDQINQNTHFLDGSMVYGETTCLSNKLRGFSGRMNSTQLRGKELLPLGPHPECKSRNGLCFLGGDDRASEQPGLTAIHTAFLREHNRIVEGLRGVNPHWNGEQLFHHARKIVSAQVQHIVFNEFLPRILSWNAVNLYGLKLLPQGYYKDYNPSCSPIVFNEFAAAAFRIGHSLLRPHIPRLSVQHQPVDPPLLLRDGFFRMDNLLQPGIIDEILRGLVATPMETLDQFITGEVTNHLFEDRKIPFSGIDLIALNIQRARDHGIPSYNNYRALCNLKRATNWNDLSREIPTEVINRFQKVYASVDDIDLFPGAMTERPLQGGLVGPTLACIIGIQFRQLRKCDRFWYENQNPEVKFTEAQLAEIRKVTLAKIVCENLEITGDMQRAAFDLPSNFLNPRVPCASMPQIDLNAWRENVQGCQIGNRNVRVGDSAFPSPCTSCVCSADGAQCASLRITDCGQLIRQWPKEAILRDEVCNSQCGIYLTGQQASGFNPQQRQGQAQPRVTRSRNQNLFKFPDLTPFIASL; this is encoded by the exons ATGAAGAAGCAATCAATGCtgtttagtttaattttatg GTGCCTTTGTGCCCCCAGTCTGACCCTCCGTATCCCCGAGGACCTTGAGAATGCCGCCATCAATGCTCTGCGTTCCGAACGCGCCCGCTCCCTGACTCCGTGTGACGCCTCCTCCGCGCCGGAGGGCAGTGTGGCCGACGAATACGACGTGTGCCCGCCGAGCAAGTACCGCCAGCCTACCGCCGAGTGCAACAATGTGTCGCACAGGAAGTGGGGCGCCCGCGGCGACATCTTCCAGCGCCTACTGCCGGCCGACTATGCCGACGCAGTGAGCCAGCCGAGGAGCTCCCGGGGAACTCACGCCCTGCCCGACGCCGAACTGGTCATCGAGCAGCTGCAGCGCCATGTGGAGAGCGAGCTGCGCCATCCCCACATCACTGCCATGTTGCCCGCCTGGGGGCAACTGCTGGCCAACGACCTGGTCGAGGTGGGACAGCTCCCGATCTCGGGCAAGTGCTGCGAACGCGACTCCGCTGTCAAGGATCCCAGCGAGCTGCAGCAGTGCTTCGTTCGGGCGGGACCCGACTGTAAGGAGTACAAGCGATCCGCGCCAGGCTTCGATGCCGAGGCGTGCCAAAAAC ACACTCGCCAGCAGATGAATATCGCCTCGGCCTACATCGACGGCTCGGGATTGTACGGATCAACGCGCCACGAGTTCGACCAGCTACGCACCTACATCAGTGGCGGCGTCAAGGTAGAGTCCTGCAAGTTCTGCCAGGTGGCCGGCGCCACCGGAGCCCTGCATCGCgccctgctgcagcagcacaaCAACATCGGCGAGCAACTGGCCCACATTAACCCCGAGTGGTCCGAGGAGGACGTGTTCCTGGAGGCCAGGCGCATCATCACGGCCACCATTCAGCACATCACCTACAACGAGTTCCTGCCCCTGGTCCTGGGCCAGGAGACCACCAGCGCCAAGGAGGGCCTTCGCCTTACCGCCGAGAAGCACGCGAGCAACTACTCCAGTTCGGTGAGGGGCGGCATCTACAATGAGTTCGCCACCGCCGCCATGCCCGCCTTCTGGAGCATGTACCCGCCCGAGATGCTGGCCAAGAAGATGTCTGCGCACGAGCTCCTGTCCATTGCCGCCCTGCAGAAGTCCCTGGTTCCCAGCCAGATTAATGGCGAGGGCTGGTCCGAGCTGGCTCTGGCCGTGCACCGGGGTCGTGACCACGGCGTGGCCTCCTATGTACATGCCCTGGACCTCTGCGAGCGCCGATTCGCTGATCAAGGTGCCGCCAATGTCAGCTTCGATGCGCTGAGTCAGCTCTCCAAGATCCCCGAAGAGTACATCACCAATCTGCGCGACATTTACCA AAACGCTGAGGACATCGATCTGTTGGTGGGCGCACTGCTCGAGGAGCCTGTGGTGGGCGCTCTCTTTGGACCCACCATCAGCTGCCTGCTGACCCTGCAGTTCGAGCAGCTAAAACAGACGGATCGCTTCTGGTACGAGAACGAGATTCCGCCCTCATCCTTCACCCTGGAGCAGCTGAAGAGCATTCGCCAGACATCGCTGTCCGGTCTGCTGTGCGGTTCCCACCAAGTCAGCACCGCCCAGTCCAAGGCCTTCATTCTGGAGGACAACTACTT GAACTCTGTTTTGGACTGCGAGCAGCTGCCCAAGTTCGACCTGAAGGCCTGGCAGGTGAATCCCGAGGATGAGGTGCACGTGGAGCATGTGGAGGTGGAGCCAGCCACCAAGGAGGCCATTGCCGAGCTGAGTCCCGAGCTGATTGAGGCTGCTGTGGAGCGGGCTAAGCAGGAACTGGAGGAACGCAAGCGTTTCGAGTACGAAGTGTGGCGAACAA AGGGTGGCATCAGTGCCCGCTCCCCCGATGGTACCGCCGCGTCCTTCAGCAAGGCCAACCTGGCCGCCCTGAACCTGGCCAACTCCTCGCTGATCTTCGAGCTGACCTCCAATGAGATTGTGAAGACCCTGAACCACATCACGCGGCGCAAGCGCCAGATCTTCAATCCCAACCAGAACGCCTTCAATCGCAACGAGCTGACCGATACCCTGCAGACAGTGGACATCAGTGGCCTGCTCGGCGGTGCCCAGAAGCCGCAGGAGGGCTGTCCAGAGCCCAACACCGCCTGCGATGCTAACTCCCCCTTCCGCACGCTGTCCGGCAGGTGCAACAACCTGAGAAACCCCAACTGGGGCAAGTCGCTGACAACCTTCTCCCGCCTGCTGCCCGCCCAGTATGAGGACGGAATCTCTGCTCCCAGGGTCACGGGAGTGACGGGAACGCAGCTGCCAAACCCGAGGACCATCTCGACCACGATTCACCCGGACATCTCCAACCTGCACACCCGCTACTCCCTGATGGTAATGCAGTTCGCCCAATTCGTCGACCACGACCTGACCCTCACGCCGATCCACAAGGGCTTCCACGAGTCCATCCCCAGCTGCCGTCCCTGCAACTCCCGCCAGACGGTGCATCCCGAGTGCAATCCGTTTCCGGTGCCCGCCGGCGACTTCTACTATCCGGAGGTGAACGTGACCAGCGGCGAGCGCTTCTGCTTCCCGTCGATGAGATCGTTGCCGGGCCAGCAGTCGCTGGGACCGCGTGACCAGATTAACCAAAACACCCACTTCCTCGACGGCTCCATGGTCTATGGCGAGACGACGTGCCTCTCGAACAAGTTGCGCGGATTCTCCGGACGCATGAACAGCACCCAGCTGAGGGGCAAGGAGCTGCTGCCGCTCGGCCCCCATCCCGAGTGCAAGTCCCGCAACGGCCTGTGCTTCCTGGGCGGCGATGACCGCGCCTCCGAGCAGCCAGGCCTCACCGCCATCCACACGGCCTTCCTGCGCGAGCACAACCGGATTGTCGAGGGACTGCGCGGCGTAAACCCGCACTGGAACGGCGAGCAGCTCTTCCACCATGCCCGCAAGATCGTCAGCGCCCAAGTGCAGCACATTGTGTTCAACGAGTTCCTGCCCCGCATCCTCAGCTGGAATGCCGTCAATCTCTATGGCCTGAAGCTGCTGCCCCAGGGCTACTACAAGGACTACAATCCCTCCTGCTCGCCAATAGTGTTCAATGAGTTCGCTGCCGCCGCCTTCCGCATCGGTCACTCCCTGCTCCGTCCGCACATTCCCCGACTGAGTGTTCAGCACCAGCCCGTAGATCCTCCGCTGCTGCTTCGCGACGGCTTCTTCCGCATGGACAACCTGCTGCAGCCGGGCATCATCGACGAGATCCTGCGCGGCCTGGTGGCCACGCCCATGGAGACCCTGGACCAGTTCATAACCGGCGAGGTGACTAACCATCTGTTCGAGGACCGGAAGATCCCCTTCTCGGGCATCGATCTGATTGCCCTGAATATCCAAAGAG CTCGTGACCACGGCATTCCCTCGTACAACAACTATCGCGCCCTCTGCAACCTGAAGCGCGCCACCAACTGGAACGATCTGAGCCGTGAGATCCCCACCGAGGTGATCAACCGCTTCCAGAAGGTCTACGCCAGCGTCGATGACATCGATCTGTTCCCCGGCGCCATGACCGAGCGTCCCCTGCAGGGCGGTTTGGTGGGTCCCACCCTGGCCTGCATCATCGGCATCCAGTTCAGGCAGCTGCGCAAGTGCGATCGCTTCTGGTACGAGAACCAGAACCCGGAGGTCAAGTTCACCGAGGCTCAGCTGGCTGAGATCCGCAAGGTGACGCTGGCCAAGATCGTTTGCGAGAATCTGGAGATCACCGGAGATATGCAGCGTGCTGCCTTCGATTTGCCCAGCAATTTCCT gaACCCCCGTGTGCCCTGCGCCTCAATGCCACAGATTGACCTGAACGCCTGGCGCGAGAATGTCCAAGGATGCCAGATTGGCAACCGCAACGTCCGCGTGGGAGATTCCGCCTTCCCTTCGCCCTGCACCAGCTGTGTGTGCTCCGCCGATGGG GCCCAGTGTGCCTCGCTGCGTATCACTGACTGCGGTCAGCTGATCCGCCAGTGGCCCAAGGAGGCTATCCTGCGCGACGAGGTCTGCAACTCGCAGTGCGGAATCTACCTGACCGGCCAGCAGGCCAGCGGCTTCAATCCGCAGCAGCGCCAGGGCCAGGCCCAGCCCCGCGTGACCCGGTCTCGCAACCAGAACCTCTTCAAGTTCCCAGACCTGACACCCTTCATCGCCTCCCTCTAA